In Monodelphis domestica isolate mMonDom1 chromosome 3, mMonDom1.pri, whole genome shotgun sequence, the following proteins share a genomic window:
- the LOC100032465 gene encoding E3 ubiquitin-protein ligase RBBP6-like produces MSCVHYKFSSQLNYGTVIFEGPHISVCDLKKQIMKKEKLKAPNCELHISNADTKEEYTDDNAPIHRNFSVIVRRVPAGGIVATSRTRVLDLNKRVKKETQMKIDSSASAPVAQYIKFANLTEAIASEEDKIKAMMIQSFHVYDPITYTKTPPGPPPPSYTCFRCGKPGHYIKNCPTKGDKNFEPVPRMKKSTGIPRSFMMEVKDPNMKGAMLTNTGKYVIPTIDAEAYARGKKEKPPFLPEEPSSSSEVEDPIPDELLCLICKDIVTDAVVIPCCGNSYCDECIRTALLESDEHTCPTCHQNDVSPDALVANKFLRWAVDNFKNETVYTKKFQNQIWPPPPPRPLMRPPISRQQDPLMIPVTSASTHAATASVSSSMTPNQSSLSSAAPINQPSTPASVPDRTATVSISEKPDGPFRDPDNKIIPAATLVSDHPKASSSTAISALMEEKGSQVPVLGTPSLLGQSFLHGQLIPTTGSARINTAHSAAAVRPGWEPSINQGQHLGEYSQRTQGPSLPETPVPPPPLYLLPSPTLCLPPGVPPPQFPPQFPPGQPPLAGYSVPPPGFPPAPTNLSARWVSTAVQTAPPNTIRTTQALPLSREEFYREQRRLKEEEKKKSKRDFAKELMEYKKIQKERRCSFSRSKSPHSGSSHSRSSYAYSKSRSGSSNSPSYSRSYRHSHRLYPRRVRGKSRNYRSRSRSHGYHSSRSRSPPYRRYHSRSRSSPVLREQSPNKQNIPQEETGHRSHNRGSNYPEKLLARDGHTMKDSAKSKEKDHENPPGDGKGNKHKTHRKRRKGEEKEGFPNTELL; encoded by the exons ATGTCCTGTGTGCATTATAAATTTTCCTCCCAACTCAACTATGGTACCGTTATCTTTGAAGGACCCCACATCTCTGTGTGTGATTTGAAGAAACAAAtcatgaagaaagagaaactcaAGGCTCCTAACTGCGAGCTACACATCAGCAATGCAGACACAAAAGAAGAGTACACGGATGACAATGCCCCGATTCACAGGAATTTCTCCGTTATTGTAAGAAGAGTTCCTGCTGGAGGTATTGTAGCTACGAGCAGGACACGTGTTTTAGATCTAAATAAACGA GTGAAAAAGGAAACTCAAATGAAGATTGACTCTTCTGCATCTGCTCCTGTGGCCCAGTATATAAAGTTTGCAAATCTGACTGAAGCCATTGCTTCTGAAGAAGACAAAATTAAAGCAATGATGATACAGTCTTTCCATGTATATGATCCGATCACTTACACGAAGACACCTCCGGGTCCACCTCCACCATCTTATACCTGTTTCCGGTGTGGGAAACCTGGACATTATATAAAGAATTGTCCAACAAAAGGGGATAAAAACTTTGAACCAGTTCCCAGAATGAAAAAGAGTACTGGAATTCCTAGAAGTTTTATGATGGAGGTGAAAGATCCGAACATGAAAGGGGCGATGCTTACCAATACTGGAAAATACGTAATCCCAACTATAGATGCAGAGGCATATGccagggggaagaaagaaaaaccaccTTTCCTACCAGAGGAACCATCATCTTCATCAGAAGTGGAGGACCCTATCCCAGATGAATTGCTATGTCTAATCTGCAAAGATATAGTGACTGATGCTGTTGTCATACCTTGCTGTGGAAACAGTTATTGTGACGAATGTATAAGAACAGCATTGCTGGAATCAGATGAACATACATGTCCAACTTGTCATCAGAATGATGTATCTCCTGATGCTTTAGTTGCCAACAAATTTTTGCGCTGGGCTGTTGATAACTTCAAAAATGAAACTGTTTATACGAAAAAGTTTCAAAATCAAATATGGCCACCCCCACCTCCAAGGCCACTGATGAGACCTCCAATTTCAAGACAGCAGGACCCTTTGATGATTCCAGTGACATCTGCATCTACTCATGCTGCTACTGCTTCTGTATCATCATCCATGACTCCTAATCAGTCTTCCCTATCCTCTGCTGCACCTATAAATCAACCTTCTACTCCAGCATCGGTTCCCGATAGAACTGCCACAGTGTCCATATCAGAAAAACCAGATGGGCCTTTCCGTGATCCTGATAATAAAATCATACCCGCTGCAACTTTGGTATCAGATCATCCCAAAGCTTCTTCATCAACAGCAATTAGTGCACTAATGGAAGAAAAGGGCTCTCAGGTACCTGTACTTGGAACACCTTCTTTGCTTGGCCAGTCCTTTTTGCATGGGCAGTTGATACCTACAACTGGTTCAGCAAGAATAAATACTGCTCATTCTGCTGCTGCTGTTAGACCTGGTTGGGAACCAAGCATAAATCAAGGGCAACATCTTGGTGAATATTCACAGAGGACTCAAGGCCCATCACTACCAGAAACACCTGTACCACCACCTCCTTTGTATCTACTACCTTCCCCCACACTTTGTCTCCCTCCAGGTGTTCCAccacctcagttccctcctcaGTTTCCACCTGGGCAACCACCACTGGCTGGCTACAGTGTCCCTCCTCCAGGTTTCCCTCCAGCACCTACAAATTTATCAGCACGTTGGGTATCAACAGCAGTACAAACAGCTCCTCCAAATACCATCCGAACAACACAAGCTCTCCCCTTATCCAGGGAAGAGTTCTACAGAGAGCAAAGAAGactaaaagaggaggaaaagaaaaagtcgAAACGCGATTTTGCTAAGGAATTGATGGAATACAAAAAGATTCAAAAGGAGCGTAGATGCTCATTTTCAAGGTCTAAATCGCCACATAGTGGCTCCTCTCATTCAAGAAGTTCATATGCCTATTCAAAATCAAGATCTGGTTCCTCGAATTCCCCTTCCTATTCTCGATCCTATAGGCATTCACACCGTCTATATCCCAGAAGAGTCAGAGGGAAAAGTCGAAATTATCGTTCAAGATCCAGGTCTCATGGATATCATAGCTCCAGATCAAGGTCGCCCCCATATAGGCGATATCATTCACGATCAAGATCCTCTCCAGTTTTGAGAGAACAGTCTCCTAACAAGCAGAATATACCTCAAGAAGAAACAGGTCACCGCAGTCACAACAGAGGTAGCAATTACCCAGAAAAGCTTTTAGCAAGAGATGGTCACACCATGAAGGACAGTGCCAAGTCAAAAGAGAAGGATCATGAAAATCCACCAGGAGATGGAAAGGGAAACAAACATAAGACACAtcgaaagagaagaaagggggaagaaaaggaaggatttcCTAACACAGAGTTGCTATAG